GCTATAGACAATGTGAACTCTTTCAGAATCTTCGTAGTTCTGGGCCTCTACGATCTCAGCAACGCTGACGAAGTCCTCAGAGGAGAAGGCTGAGCCTGAAAAGATTTCGTCAGAGACGAGATGGATGTTTTTACGCGTAACGAAATCAAGAATGTCTTCGAGAGTTGATCGTTTGATGGTGATTCCTAAAGGGTTTGATGGATTTGTTATGAGCATTCCTCTAACTTTGATGTTCTTGGATTCAGCTTCACGGTACGCTGCTTCCAGGGCCTCAGGCGTGATATCGAAATCGTTTGAACTGTCGCAATGGACTGGCACGATGTTCACTCCTgttctccacctcaagtcTCTGTCAAACCTGTGGAATCAACgataattgattaattctcACCTTTGAGTTAATTACTAGGAAATACTTGGAGTGATAATATATGTAAGTAGTTCATAATTAATACCCTGGATAGTAAGGAGTTGGGATGAGCAAGGCATCCCCAGGATCAGCCAAAATGAAGGTTAGTAGTTCATTAGCTGCCGTTGCGCCGGCAGTGATAACAATTCTGTCAGGGTTAAACTTAGCTCTTCCTCCTCTTATTTGTTCCATGAAGCCAGCCAGTGCCTGGAATATTGTACAGGAAGCATTAGAGCTTGTACTTTTGGAGGATCATGTTCCATGcaagaattaatatttctatctTAGTATCTCAGTTTTACATTTCTGAAAGATTGCAGGCCATGATAGTCTTGAAACAATGCGTTCTCTCTAAACTCAGAAGTCCTAATCCCGTTGTCCGTGGCCTCTGCATGTTTCTCCAAGTACTCTTCCAGCAAATCAATTGAAACCTGTGCGTAAACCGCAACAGTAGTTACTAATTAGTTATCCGAGCAAGAACCCCTGGAAATGCTAAAACTGTCGAATCATGTTATGTCGCGACAGCGACACATGCAATGTTGGTTGATCCAACGGCACTGTCAAATCATGTCATGTCATACTGTTTGACCGCGACATTGTCACGTGGCGTGATCCAACTTGCTATGGACCACTCGTGATTACATATGAACTTGTCCAAAAGACtatatagtattatttttttcccagaAATATCATCATACCTGATTTTCTGCAAGTCCCATCTGAATGATTCCAGAGGGATTGCAGAACTCATCATAGGGGTCTTTATCATATGCTTTCCACCCAGCGAAATACGGCGATTCTTCGCCATGGGTTTTCGACACTGCAACTTTGGATAAAACGACGGTGGGGTGTTCGATCTCGATTCCCATTGCTGGATTTTGAAGCTAGCTGGCTATAGCTCTACGTTGTTTGGAGACGAAGAGGAAGATAGAAGAATTTTGAGTTAATTCTTGAGTGAAGAAAAGCCTCAAAGTTATCCTATTTATACTGGTGGTGTCAACAAACGAGAGGGGGGACGTCAACATCGTATGgaatttaaatgaataattttttcagacaaataaaatccaaatgaACCAATCATCGTTGATTGTGTGGAGTGATCAGCAACATGAAACCTCAGCTTTtctttactaatatataatttttatttagtactGACGGCAAACATTatgtcatatttttatatattgcttCGTATACCTCAACATCCACAAGGCagcaatttttcatttaaattttatacatgtataggttttatttatgttaataataagggtaaattacaaccacctcCTTCgagatttagtataattataaatacttttttgttgtttgagaaattataaatattccacCTGATTTTAACGTCCGTCTAACAATGAGTCCATTCTGTTAggtttttatccaatttttatatatggtgaactgaccaaaatgcccttttggattataaattataatttttcaatatgtatattttataatcttctaaaaaaaatttatgaactaatattccctctaaaatattttttttgtctaccTCAAACCtttcttttgcattttctcaatatatattttttttgaaaaaatctaataagggtaaaataataatattcactTCACCGTCTAAGGGGGCTACCCAATTCgagaaggtatttgtaatttttcaaataataaggggtattcataattatgtcaaaatctCATGGAAGGTAGTTGTAGTTTatcctaattattatttattattttcaaacaattgttataattatcaattgaTAATGTCGATTTACTTACAATGAACTAGGATTAATTATGATGGGGCAGGGATCTTCCTTGACTCGTGGAGAGTGAGCACGAGACTCACACAGACTCAATTAATTGTGATTggtctaatatatatttattcgaAATTAAATCCACTTGAACCAAGAGTTGAAACAATTGAATTTGGAGttagacaaatatatatattattagttaatattttagcTTCTCATAGTACTTAATTATTCTTGGGATGCATGCACAGTACAAATTCATCGTATCTGATTCAAATGAATCACTCAACATTACCTAAAAAAGCATTTTGGGCactttcaataataaaattatagtatatatatgtggtccattttttttttggatgacAAATTAGCATATATGTGGTCCAGCATACACAAATTACTACTATAGCTTATTGAGGGCTATTTCTAATGTCAAAGCAAAATCTCTCCAACACTTCATCCTCTTTGTTAACGTACTAGGTTGACCAAATCTCTTTGTTAGTCTCTCGTTTTTACTTTTCatctcattttcaatttcttatgttctcaaatatcttataataGTTAAATCCTATCGAAATCTAGTTGAAATATTTCactaatagaaataaaattaaataactcgTACATTTGAATAATCTgccaataaataaaaatttcatgtatatatactaccaaaaaaagaaatatagtaTTGAAAAATATGGCCTAAGACCATTTTGATAGTCCAAATCCATAGCACCTAATCCCACACTACTTGGATGGCTCAACCCAAATCCATCGTCTTGTCCCATTCCTTTATCTCAGCCCACTTAACCTACCCAGTCCACTTCTCGATCCGACTCCCCTAATACTTGTACATTTCTTCCGTAGTAGAAAAATCTTAATCTATTTTCTTCGTCTCCTCATCTCTTTCACCCGTTCTCTCCTTCTTCTCGGTTTTCTTCTCCTCCATAAATGACTCATTCTTTGATATCAATGTCCTACCTCCTATATATGTGTACTTCCATTGGCTCTTCAGATGATTAGGACTTGAATACGATTAAAAGGAGTTCTTCGTGAATCAAGTGAAACCTGAGTGGTTTTAGTGGTTCTGTGTGAATCAGCTTTTATGGCGAGTTTGGTCCTATGTGGACAGACTTTGATGGTTGATTTAGGTATTAGCAACCGGTTTATATGGTTTGAGGCCTTGGTGACTGTGGCTTCCTTCTCCGGATCAGCCAAATATCtttctcttgttcttgttcttaATTTACTGTTATAGatctttaattattagtttttaatattaaggAATTTTTGTAACTCATCATTCtctgtaataattatttagtgtttaatatatatttgggcTCATCACTAAGGTTTTTCACCCAACATATTGGATATGGATATTTTCGATAGTAAGTGGTTGTGCAAATTCCCACAGCTTTTGCGACTACTCTGCGAACGAACCACACTAGAAACGACAAGTGTGTCACAGAATTAGTCCAAAAATATGGTCTTGATGTTGGTTATATTATCCCAAGATCCATTGCAAATTTGGCGTGATTTTGGCGGAAGTGGGCATCGTCGCAATTCGTTGGAAAAGTTGTTACTAAATCTAAATCGTCTAAATTTTATGATGATGTTTGTGAATTAGTCCTTGTCAGAAACTTCCGATGGATTTTAATTCGACAGAATTGTTGTCTGTAGGATGACGACGAAGACCACTTTTACTATCGTCAGTAGGCACCTATTTTTTGACAGTCTTCTATCCCGTAGAAAATCCAACAGGCAAATCGCAACAACAATAGTAACATTGAGATTGCCCGAACTGCGACATGAAGAAGGTCTTCCTCACCGAGGCATCCACGTCGTTGCGCCGGCAATTCTCTGAGGATAGGAATTGAAAAGAACAAGAGGCTAGACTGGTTGGCGGAGGAGATTCGGACAAACACATTTCAGCTACCACAGTATAAAATTGGCGGAGGGTATCTGCATCGAAATAAGTGGCGACTGTTGCAATAGACTATTTACAACTAGAGGAAGTTGGAATTTTAAATCCTAAGACGACGAAGTTGCAACGGGCTTTCGTGCCGGAAAACGCAATGCAAATTAAAGTGTCGTTGTAAAAATCATCGCAAAATGAAATGgctaattgaaaaataaaaaatcataacacaCAATTTTCGACGATAAAAATTTCATCACAGATGATGTTGCAAATTTGTCCAAAATTGGCCGAAATCTGAAAACATTTGCGACGAAAATTGGGATGGGTTTTTTGGGATGTAACATCCTTGGCAAATATTCATCGTAAATATTGtcacaaaataattcaaaagtttttgaatataaaattactagCATATAATCCGTGCTATGCACAgttatatatttctcttttttttaaattaaataaaactttttatgACATATGCTGCTATACATGAATCttctacaaaatataattttcatttgggTATATCATAATTGTTTTGAATAGATAGATCAACTTTTACATATATCCaccttatataaaaataaagaattagttaaatatatggtttgtttaggaaaaattaattttttttagttcacTAAGTATgcccaatattaattttatttcgagGGAAAATAACATTTGTAGTCCCATAAGTTAGGTtcatatcacttttggtctcacTCATTACGAGATtaatacttttagtcccacaacttacaaaaattagcacttttggtcctcatgcacttttaattttcattaaaatttaatgatatagGTCACATACTTAGCGCGTTGTCGTTAATTACTTTtggttggaggaaaaattggcCCTTTTTTAAATAGTAGCATATGAGTATTTCATTTGGCTTACTTGATTCACTTGTGGAAGACATGATTTTTTGTGTTGCCTCTACTTGGCTTCAACTTATAGAATTATGGGAAGCAtaagattcaatttttgtgagagaagagagagatcACTACTTTTTTGTCCTAATAATTtccttcaatatttattttttttccctcaaatatagttatatttttcttcaaaaatgatCCCAAATTGGAAAACTAACCAATTTTCTCTCCagcaaaaaatacttaatgaTCACATGCTAGGCACATGCTATACACCTTAAATTATAGACAAAAAAGTGgatgaggaccaaaagtgctaatttttgtaagttacgagactaaaaatgttaatCCCGTAAtgaatgagaccaaaagtgaaacgggcctaaattatgaaactaaagatgttatttttccatattctgataactatgtccatttctTCAAATCCTTTAAGTTTCATGATACGATGAAATTTTTAGGATTTTGTATGAAATATTCATGTGAGATTTTGAAAACCAGCTAGAAATTGCTTATGTGGCATGTATGTTGTTGAACTTCCAACAACTCATACACGTGTATAGCCATATGCAACGACATGTGGCCGTTAGTATTGACTGAatactattttaatatctaaatcttaaaaaagtatataaaattttaaacttttattatttcaaattgaagaattaaattataatttcaatacaaaatataataaattcattttttaaattaaatatttatgtctaaatattaattaattataaaaattattttgaatgattatttAGTTTGAAtgcattttaataaattttattatttagtttaaaaatttataatttcttttaattacttgtaatcaattaattttaaagttaaattGATATAATCGGATCTGCCGCTGCAGAGGAGGACCGCGACATCCCACCCCCTCACCTCTGGGCGATAGCATCACCTACCGCAACGGAGGGCGAAGCCGTTGCCCTCTACCTCTGTGCGACTatcagaaataaaaatgaccAATAAATccaactataaaaaaatattgatagatgaatctataatatataaacataaattagTTTATAAGATGCAAAcgagtaaataatttttaaacaaaagtaaattctaaatgaaatattaactagaattaaacaaataaatcttaaataaaatataaatttattaataccaaattataaatctatttcttcttgtacaaaaattaaatcaagcaaGAAATCCAAAAGAACTAATACCAtaagagaaataaatattaaatttaatgaagaaCATACAAGATGagtgtaatataattaatatatatataatataaaataaaattaattatgataaatagcaaaataatAGTCTAGCCATATTGGATATCACtgtaaaacataaataaatattggaaTTTAATAAGGATAGAGATTCATATTACTTATTTAACCAAATACAAAAGACGACATTACACCAGTTATGAGATTCATATTACGTTTCTCAAACACAGATGCCATTATGCCAGATAAGGTATTCATATCACAGTAACGTAATATGATTCTCGTTGTCTAATGTAGAACTTTTAGAGTCAGTGGCGTAGCTTGCGACTCAATCAGTGTCTCGTTGAGCAAAGTATTATCAGCTCTGACTTTTTATATGCCTCATGATTTTGTCCTGAAAAGATGTCTGAATCgctaaagtgataaaatcttgaaacttataaatcatttaaattccttatttataattacgttCATGAACTTATGTAATTCATTTCACCATCAATTTATGCGAGGACTGGAAGCTTGTTGAATGCTCAATATATAACCATAAGTAGAACAATCACAAAAACCCACTTACGAAATCGCAACATATATTTAACTTCTTATGGTGTGATAGGTTCTTGGAGGAACATTACGGTCAAATGAATTAGGATCacttttacaaatatttaattcttaaaagtGGATTTCAACACAGACACAGAGAGGCATCATTAATTAGTGATGCTGATGACTGGATTCACTTAGAAAACTTAGTATCGTACTACATTAACTTAGTCGAAACATGAgacatattttgttaaaatattaatattaaataatttttctctcaaaTAAGTTAATCTTTTAAATGAGACGTGTTCGTTTGACATGGTATTAAGGTCATGCCAAATAAGAGATTTCAAGTTCAAATTTTACTGtcacttatttataaaatggcttaaatacatttttcataatttaaattatttgatattttcgttttttaactttttagggtAACATTTTGTTCatgtatctttttaattttcgtgaTTTCGATCCTTTTTTTCACCATAGTTCACCCTCCTTAtcacaataattattagagacataaatattatataaaattatcactaaaactaattaatgaCACAAATATGGTGAAGAAtcgttttattttatggataatattttatcgataattcttgccaaaaataatttttataaaataattatgactactaaaactataaaattcgttcttatgataaaataaaaatttttttgtcactaaatatGTATCATTAgtgacaataataaaattgtaacttGATCTTTTTTACACTGTTTTTTTTCCCCGCAGTGTGTTGATTTTGCggtaatttgagaaaaatgaaaactcTATAATTTGCTaacatttgaattaatttcttttataaattttttggcTAACTTATAATATTCATTCTATGATATTACTAAACTTATTTACCAACATATAACACAATCATCTTAAatattaaggtaaattacagttACTTCCTTTtatgtttgacataattacagtTATCCCATCATcggttgaaaaaattacatatattcctcaaatagaaaataaatatgtagtTCCTAGATGGTGAAGTGAACATTACTAGCTAGTTACccttattgaattttttaataaaataaaaatatatttgaaaaaatataaaaaagttttgaggatgggtaaaataaataatctatagtgaatattagtccaaaaaattagtttaaaaaatatatataattttagttgataatataaaagggcattttagttagtttaccataaaaattaaataaaaacctaATGAAAGCTAACGGAATGGAATTGTTGTTAGACGGACGTTAAAATcaggaggtatttataatttctcaaacaataagaacgcatttataattatgacaacactacaaaaaaaaaaaaagggaaaatttgACATGGATAAAACGATCGTTCCTAATTGGAACGATTATTGGAACTATTGTGGGATGAAATCAGATCGTTGACGCTATAGTCCTCTTATATTCCATCCTTTCTTTTGGAACAGCCGGACCGTTACCAAACCattctaatttttgtgttaaAAGTTGTGTTCCTACTACTATGCTAAAAACAGAATGGTAAAATATTGTAACACAATTTGAAACGCTTTTATAACCATTGAAACGATAAGACAATGGTAGATGCGTACCATTCCAAAATACAGTCCAAAATCCCTTGTAATTTGggaaagttgaaaaatcattacaaaataagGTGAAATTTGAGACGGTTTAAGtactcaaaaatatttgtattagATTACTCGCTACTAACTATGGTATTTGTGGGAAATAGTATGTGTTCCGAGTACCGTTCTAAAGTGAGTTACAATTTGGCACTACTTCAATAGATAGAAAATGTTGTATTATAATACACATTCCAACTACGTTacaacaactaaattttactttttcgtTTCCAATTGTATTCCAGTATCCGTTCTTAAATGTGGTACAATGGCTATATTCTAATAGCTATTTTAGAGTtccaaaaaatattccaaTGCTCGTTCCAAGTTTTCTTATATGTatgttgcttttatttatttattcttactATCTCTCTTGCAttcttattctctctctctcctcaacCTCTCTCGAACTTTCGTTGATCTTTGAAGTTATTGTGATCAGATAACAACTTGAACCctttttggttaattaaaatgcATGCACAATTTATTAACTGGTTATATTTGTTCTACTTTTATCAATTGAAATGCATGTATATTGTAAAAGAGCAAATTGccctaataaaaaaaatagcaacttatctccctgtattttttaaaatgaggcaatttatctccctatgtagggaggtaaattgtttcattttaaaaaatacagggagataaattgctatattttaaaaatattaaattgctaattttttcatagagggtaatttgcacatttacaatatcaaatgtgcaaatttgtatttttccctaTATTTGATGTGGGGTATTACATCTAATAAGATCTTGATTTCGATCTTATAATAAGTTCAAGATCCCTTTTATCAAAGGTTTTTACGATTCAATGCAGGTGCattcaaaatcataatatgTGTGGAGTCTCATCGTGATCATTGAATCATTTTGGTTTTTGTGATTGACGTGAAATGATATAATCAggagaaatttataattaaatagcCGCCCTctatacaacatatataattttcttacaaCCTTCATTATCATTCTCTTATGACCTACtaacttaaaaattgaaagattaTAATAAAGACCTTTTAACGTGGTTGTGAGATTCTTTATAGGCTCACAATTGAGGTAATTGGAACGCATTTCACTCTCTTGGACAACACTCGCACAAATTCACTTAAATAAACCTTGTCCTAAATTTTGGATACAACAATGTCAACAGTCTATAAcactaataattttgtgtttttggaATTAATACTAATTGAGTGTCGTAGGAGAAACTGCAAGCCCATATTTGGCATGGAAATGAATTGAGGAAGAGTTGAAGCTCTAGCCCATTTGAATGCATGCGAGGGTAGCCTCATATCTAATTAGTGATGAGGAAAGATATTATTGAACCaacctaaaagaaaaaaagaggcaAAGATGTTAGAGGGTTCCATTGAAATATTAAGAAGAGAAATGatctttttcgtttttttttttttttatgaatcaattaataattatagttcAATTATCAACAATTAATGTACGTAAATATATTACTATAACTACTATTATAACATGTATGTtgttagattaaaatataaattaaattctttgGCCCTCAATTTAAGATTGCTGCCAAATAAGAAGATTAgtaataaagtattttatttttttcataataatgaattttataattttaacatttataattattttattaatatcatcatTAGCAAAATTAGGACAAAAACGACCTGCTACTATAATTAGTGGTATACGTACAGAGACGATAATGATTTGTAGTTAGTGCATGTGAATTGTCATCAAGTTTTCACAATAAAtgtgtcactaattatttataattagacgTCATGCCTGCGtgcatattataaataattttttatattttaaaatatattataaataagaataaaatatataaaccaacaaattaaaaaaaaaataaagaaagaaacaaaagaaaaccaacTTGAAATATTATCgacgcaaaaaaaaaaattagtggtGGTGGTATTAAAATAACATGGAgtcacttttatatatatatatatatatat
This Sesamum indicum cultivar Zhongzhi No. 13 linkage group LG5, S_indicum_v1.0, whole genome shotgun sequence DNA region includes the following protein-coding sequences:
- the LOC105162012 gene encoding 1-aminocyclopropane-1-carboxylate synthase 7-like, producing the protein MGIEIEHPTVVLSKVAVSKTHGEESPYFAGWKAYDKDPYDEFCNPSGIIQMGLAENQVSIDLLEEYLEKHAEATDNGIRTSEFRENALFQDYHGLQSFRNALAGFMEQIRGGRAKFNPDRIVITAGATAANELLTFILADPGDALLIPTPYYPGFDRDLRWRTGVNIVPVHCDSSNDFDITPEALEAAYREAESKNIKVRGMLITNPSNPLGITIKRSTLEDILDFVTRKNIHLVSDEIFSGSAFSSEDFVSVAEIVEAQNYEDSERVHIVYSLSKDLGLPGFRVGAIYSYNDKVVTTARRMSSFTLISSQTQHLLALMLSDKSFTENYIKTNRRRLKKRYQMIVDGLKKVGIKCLKGNAGLFCWVNMSSFLEEPTKEQELALWKLIVHEVKLNISPGSSCHCSEPGWFRVCFANMSEETLEVALRRMHAFMKRRY